In Zingiber officinale cultivar Zhangliang chromosome 11B, Zo_v1.1, whole genome shotgun sequence, a single window of DNA contains:
- the LOC122033764 gene encoding probable inactive receptor kinase At2g26730, with product MEHSALFLFLFLFFFFSLIAGESDDVRKSLIRFLEKLSPNDPQLAQRLGWNASTDPCNGTAVGWSNLTCIDKKMAVQTISLEGMGLNGTIDAGELCRAPSLVVVRLQDNFIRGILPAEISNCTNLMHLYLGNNQLVGGLPSSLADLGNLKLLDLSNNNFSGELPAALSRISGLSGFLVQNNNLNGSIPGFWFRNFGAGYFNVSYNQFAGPIPEGAEDIGSAAFLGNQGLCGRPLPNACSPPSPSSSPSPSPSPDQGKKDHWGTREKLILFSGYIALGLFLLAYAAYRVLGKKAAKRNKKIVASESSSPKSSFTMNKTVATGSEHPISTESAATEGSTLVVLKKSTTTAAELKFEELLKAPAELLGRGRFGSVYKVVMADGAALAVKRLKDSGGSGAEFRRRMVRVDMAARHPNVLPAVAFYCSAQGKLVVYDFQQNGSLLNLLRGSNRAGGGAFDWSWRLRVAAGIAEGLAFMHKELDSEGLIGHGNLKSSNILMNAGMDPCISEYGLVVANAGDGADKADVYGFGIILLELLTGKPVQNDPQELAKWVNSVVREEWTVEVFDKSIVSGAGASEERMVQMLQVGLRCVNPSAKARPSMDQVASMINAVREEDERSLLVSESE from the exons ATGGAGCACTCggccctcttcctcttcctcttcctcttcttcttcttttccttgatcGCCGGTGAATCTGATGACGTTCGGAAATCCCTCATCCGTTTTCTTGAGAAACTCTCGCCCAACGACCCCCAGCTCGCTCAGAGATTGGGTTGGAATGCTTCAACTGACCCATGCAACGGTACTGCAGTTGGCTGGAGTAATCTGACATGCATCGACAAGAAAATGGCGGTGCAGACCATTTCGCTGGAGGGGATGGGGCTCAATGGCACGATCGACGCCGGCGAACTCTGCCGTGCGCCGTCGCTCGTCGTGGTGAGACTACAAGACAACTTCATCCGCGGAATTCTGCCGGCGGAGATCTCCAACTGCACCAACCTCATGCACTTGTACCTCGGGAACAACCAGCTCGTCGGCGGCTTGCCTTCCTCTCTCGCCGACCTCGGAAACCTCAAGCTGCTCGACCTctccaacaacaacttctccggGGAGCTACCTGCGGCGCTGTCAAGAATCTCCGGCCTATCAGGCTTCCTCGTGCAAAACAATAACCTTAACGGGTCGATTCCTGGATTCTGGTTCAGAAACTTCGGCGCCGGATACTTCAACGTTTCTTACAACCAATTCGCCGGTCCAATTCCCGAAGGAGCTGAAGATATCGGAAGCGCCGCCTTCTTGGGGAATCAAGGCCTCTGTGGAAGGCCACTTCCTAATGCTTGCTCGCCCCCATCCCCGTCctcttccccttccccttccccttcccctGATCAAGGGAAGAAGGATCACTGGGGAACTCGCGAAAAGCTCATTCTTTTCTCCGGTTATATCGCTCTTGGTCTGTTCTTGTTGGCTTACGCTGCATACAGAGTCCTCGGCAAGAAGGCGGCTAAAAGGAACAAGAAGATCGTAGCATCGGAAAGTAGCAGTCCGAAAAGTTCATTCACGATGAACAAGACTGTAGCCACCGGATCAGAGCACCCGATTTCGACTGAATCCGCCGCCACGGAGGGGTCCACCTTGGTGGTGCTGAAGAAATCGACAACGACGGCGGCGGAGTTGAAGTTCGAGGAGCTGCTGAAGGCCCCTGCAGAGTTGCTAGGGAGAGGAAGGTTTGGGAGCGTCTACAAAGTGGTGATGGCTGATGGAGCTGCTTTGGCCGTAAAGAGGCTCAAGGATTCCGGCGGTTCGGGGGCGGAGTTTCGGAGGAGGATGGTGAGGGTGGACATGGCGGCGCGGCACCCGAATGTGCTCCCGGCAGTGGCGTTTTACTGCTCGGCGCAGGGGAAGCTCGTGGTCTACGACTTCCAGCAAAATGGGAGCCTCTTGAATCTCCTCCGAG GAAGCAACCGAGCCGGCGGCGGAGCATTTGACTGGAGCTGGAGGCTGAGAGTGGCGGCTGGGATCGCCGAGGGCTTGGCTTTCATGCACAAGGAGCTCGATTCCGAGGGACTCATCGGCCACGGAAACCTCAAGTCCTCTAACATCCTGATGAACGCCGGCATGGACCCCTGTATCAGCGAATACGGCCTAGTGGTCGCTAACGCCGGTGACGGCGCCGACAAAGCCGACGTGTACGGCTTCGGGATCATCCTCCTTGAGCTGCTGACGGGGAAGCCGGTGCAGAACGACCCCCAGGAGCTGGCGAAGTGGGTGAACTCTGTGGTGAGGGAGGAGTGGACGGTGGAGGTGTTCGACAAGAGCATCGTCTCCGGCGCCGGTGCCAGCGAGGAGAGGATGGTGCAgatgctgcaggttggactgagGTGTGTGAATCCGTCTGCGAAAGCCAGGCCAAGCATGGATCAGGTGGCGTCCATGATCAACGCCGTGAGGGAAGAAGACGAGAGGTCGTTGCTGGTCTCTGAATCTGAGTGA